From a single Nostoc edaphicum CCNP1411 genomic region:
- a CDS encoding pyridoxamine 5'-phosphate oxidase family protein: MAKLFDCITEELQDFIVAQHLFFVGSAPLSPTGHINLSPKGLDCFRIFSPNRVGYVDLTGNANETSAHLEENGRITFMFCAFEEPPCILRLYGQGSTILPSSPDWNSLYSQFLPIPGTRQIIVADIEKIQISCGFGVPLYEYRGQRQTLLNWANKKGEEGVREYQQQKNLVSIDGLPTPLSKLT, translated from the coding sequence ATGGCTAAACTTTTTGACTGTATTACTGAGGAACTGCAAGACTTTATTGTTGCCCAACACCTTTTCTTTGTTGGCTCTGCACCATTAAGTCCTACGGGCCATATTAACCTGTCTCCTAAAGGTCTGGATTGCTTTCGCATCTTCTCTCCCAACCGAGTAGGTTACGTAGACCTCACAGGCAATGCTAACGAAACATCCGCCCATTTGGAAGAAAATGGGCGGATAACCTTTATGTTTTGCGCCTTTGAGGAACCTCCCTGTATCCTGCGTCTTTACGGTCAAGGAAGCACGATTCTACCGAGTTCTCCAGACTGGAACTCTCTGTACTCTCAGTTTTTGCCGATACCTGGAACTCGTCAAATTATCGTTGCTGATATTGAAAAAATACAAATATCCTGTGGTTTTGGTGTACCACTCTATGAATATCGAGGTCAGCGCCAGACTCTATTAAACTGGGCTAATAAAAAAGGCGAAGAGGGAGTTAGAGAATATCAACAGCAGAAAAATCTCGTCAGCATTGACGGTTTACCAACACCACTGAGTAAACTAACCTGA
- a CDS encoding ExbD/TolR family protein: MRLPDEPELPLQINILPMIDVIFAILTFFIMSTLFLTRSEGLPVNLPKAATAKQQQVPSKITITVDEQGVVSLNKKQVAVDDLTQQVRTLIGSNSEMLVIINADEKVGHGKVVAVMDRVREVPGAKLAIATQK; encoded by the coding sequence ATGCGTCTACCAGATGAACCAGAACTTCCGCTACAGATTAACATTTTGCCGATGATTGACGTGATTTTTGCAATTTTGACATTTTTTATCATGTCAACTCTGTTTTTAACCCGTTCAGAAGGTTTGCCAGTAAATTTACCGAAGGCAGCTACGGCAAAACAACAGCAAGTTCCCTCTAAAATTACGATTACGGTAGATGAACAAGGAGTGGTAAGCCTAAACAAGAAACAAGTTGCAGTTGATGATTTGACACAGCAAGTGCGGACTTTAATTGGTTCAAACTCAGAAATGTTAGTAATTATTAATGCTGATGAAAAAGTTGGTCACGGGAAGGTAGTGGCTGTAATGGATCGGGTACGTGAGGTTCCAGGGGCAAAATTAGCGATCGCTACCCAAAAATAA
- a CDS encoding thioesterase II family protein — protein MTFNSWVICPQPNPQANLRLFCFCYAGGSSAIFRTWPNNLPSNVEVCAVEYPGRGRQIKLAPLTRLESLVEAIAPVLIPYLDKPFAFFGHSMGGLVSFELTRLLCSQYSLAPFHLFISARRAPQIPLTKPPLHILSDHDLIYELRDLNGTPKAVLESTELMQMFLPILRADFAVLETYIYTQKQLLECPITVFGGLQDQEVSHEELQAWQEQTIAAFSLHEFNSDHFFIHSHQQSLLKLISQELQMRKGSS, from the coding sequence ATGACCTTCAATTCCTGGGTTATCTGTCCACAACCAAATCCTCAAGCCAACTTGCGTTTATTCTGCTTCTGCTACGCTGGTGGTAGCTCGGCAATTTTTCGCACATGGCCTAATAATCTACCTAGTAATGTCGAAGTCTGTGCTGTGGAATATCCGGGACGGGGAAGACAGATTAAGTTAGCACCATTGACGCGATTAGAATCTCTAGTTGAAGCGATCGCTCCAGTTCTTATACCATATTTAGACAAGCCATTCGCTTTCTTCGGTCATAGTATGGGTGGATTAGTTAGCTTCGAGTTGACACGTCTACTCTGCTCTCAGTATAGTCTTGCTCCCTTTCACCTCTTCATCTCTGCTCGTCGCGCCCCCCAAATCCCCCTGACAAAACCACCGCTACACATTCTCTCAGATCATGATTTGATTTACGAGCTACGCGATCTTAACGGTACACCCAAGGCAGTACTAGAGAGTACGGAACTGATGCAGATGTTTCTCCCTATTTTGCGGGCAGATTTTGCCGTTCTGGAAACTTATATTTACACTCAAAAACAACTACTGGAGTGTCCTATTACTGTTTTTGGTGGTTTGCAAGACCAAGAAGTTAGTCATGAGGAGCTGCAAGCATGGCAAGAGCAGACAATCGCTGCTTTCTCATTACATGAGTTCAACAGTGACCACTTTTTTATCCATTCACACCAACAATCATTACTTAAACTTATATCTCAAGAGTTGCAGATGCGTAAGGGCAGTTCGTGA
- a CDS encoding DUF937 domain-containing protein — translation MGLFDQILGAVANPNQQGSLGQLGSIVNTVQQLSDRTGADPSTIQSVLSIVGGQVRSALQQKQATDGNEAAQTLVNQYAGTSPNPQAVNSLFSPQIQQQVAQIAAQRTGLDAGIVQQLLPLAVPLVLNFLQSGANAQNPQAGGNSVLNSFLDADGDGDVDIADAIQMASRYIKR, via the coding sequence ATGGGACTTTTCGATCAAATCCTCGGTGCCGTCGCTAATCCCAATCAACAGGGCAGTTTAGGTCAGTTGGGAAGTATTGTTAACACTGTACAACAGTTGAGCGATCGTACAGGTGCAGACCCATCTACCATCCAATCAGTTTTGTCAATTGTGGGTGGTCAAGTGCGTTCTGCTTTACAACAAAAGCAAGCCACTGATGGGAATGAAGCTGCACAAACTCTAGTGAATCAATATGCTGGAACTTCTCCTAACCCCCAAGCCGTCAATTCGCTATTTTCTCCTCAGATACAACAACAGGTAGCTCAGATTGCTGCCCAACGCACTGGGTTAGATGCAGGGATAGTTCAACAATTGCTACCTTTAGCCGTACCTTTGGTACTGAATTTTTTGCAATCAGGTGCCAATGCTCAAAATCCCCAAGCTGGCGGAAATTCTGTACTGAATTCCTTCTTAGATGCTGACGGCGATGGTGATGTCGATATTGCTGATGCCATCCAAATGGCTAGTCGATACATCAAACGGTAA
- a CDS encoding MotA/TolQ/ExbB proton channel family protein — MGIQNLFAAGGVVMWPLLAFSVLGVALIIERIRFWVRINQRQSRVVRDVLNLYRLDNVVGAMDKLQKNADLPLARIFLAALELEEPNPEEFRLALESESQAEIPVLKRFQNIFETIISLAPLLGLLGTVLGLIASFASLNVGDVGGSKTAGVTSGISEALVSTASGLIVAIFILMFANTFRGLYQRQIALIQEYGGQLELLYRRRYERGEKTYASTR; from the coding sequence ATGGGAATTCAAAATTTATTTGCAGCAGGTGGTGTGGTCATGTGGCCCCTGTTGGCATTTTCGGTATTGGGTGTGGCACTGATCATTGAGCGGATTCGGTTTTGGGTAAGGATCAATCAGCGTCAAAGCCGTGTGGTGCGAGATGTTTTGAACCTCTACCGACTCGATAATGTTGTCGGTGCAATGGATAAACTTCAGAAAAATGCAGATTTGCCACTCGCCCGGATTTTTCTCGCAGCTTTAGAATTAGAGGAGCCAAATCCAGAGGAATTTCGTTTGGCGTTAGAAAGCGAATCGCAGGCTGAGATTCCTGTGTTAAAACGTTTCCAAAACATTTTTGAGACAATCATTAGTTTGGCACCACTCTTAGGGCTTCTTGGTACAGTATTAGGATTGATCGCCTCCTTTGCCTCCCTAAATGTTGGTGACGTGGGAGGTAGCAAAACAGCTGGTGTTACCTCTGGGATTAGTGAAGCCCTAGTATCAACAGCATCAGGATTGATAGTTGCTATATTCATACTCATGTTTGCCAATACCTTTCGGGGACTGTATCAGCGGCAAATTGCCTTAATTCAGGAGTATGGGGGACAGCTAGAATTACTCTACCGCCGTCGTTATGAAAGAGGAGAAAAAACTTATGCGTCTACCAGATGA
- a CDS encoding energy transducer TonB, whose translation MSFSGITVEQRSKEVEALKSFLTYSLIGSLALHIGVLSSGIGNYLTRVPTEEDDAIEFAIVDSPTAEPEKPLEKIPEEPKKEPEIIQKQSIETPQVQKPVQEFIERPKIQPVQEQPKQTTQNPQPTNREIAPKTEAPVTAVAPSTNQSSQQLRGVLSGLRDSRASQNPSGGGGGSGVLTGSGSGVALGTGSGSGSGSGSGTGSGIGSGSGSGTGSGSGSGNGTGNEPVNRLPVATAPTLPKVNTSGNGNGNGRAACRECNAKYPEAARRRGVEGRVEVAVDTDAQGNVTNVRIARSSGNRDLDEETARQARNWKLKPAEGGRQGVSIATEFAIKGSRRSRQVQERQAQRQAQRQAEERTQETRAANSTEENPRRRRRELSPPSKPAISGFSRRLQPQRVENTPTSPSSGARTTRTQGTARESLRRIQRERATTNSSQKPQPTTNRRRRRDTASQNKLRESLRGLRQKPQSQPAAPSQE comes from the coding sequence ATGAGCTTTTCCGGCATTACTGTCGAGCAACGTTCCAAAGAAGTTGAGGCTCTCAAGTCTTTTCTGACTTACAGTCTAATAGGTTCACTGGCGCTGCATATCGGCGTACTGTCCTCAGGCATAGGTAATTATTTGACGAGAGTGCCCACAGAAGAAGATGACGCAATAGAATTTGCGATCGTGGATTCTCCGACTGCCGAACCTGAAAAACCACTTGAAAAAATTCCAGAAGAACCGAAAAAAGAACCAGAAATTATCCAAAAACAGTCTATAGAAACTCCACAAGTACAAAAACCAGTACAAGAATTTATTGAAAGACCAAAAATTCAGCCAGTTCAAGAACAACCAAAACAAACTACTCAAAACCCCCAACCAACAAATAGGGAAATTGCTCCCAAGACAGAAGCCCCTGTGACGGCTGTTGCTCCCTCCACAAACCAAAGCAGTCAACAGTTAAGAGGAGTTTTGAGCGGCTTAAGAGATTCACGAGCCAGTCAAAACCCTAGCGGGGGTGGCGGTGGTAGTGGAGTTCTCACAGGCTCCGGTTCTGGTGTTGCTTTAGGTACGGGTTCAGGAAGTGGCTCTGGCTCTGGTAGTGGTACGGGTTCAGGAATTGGCTCTGGCTCTGGTAGTGGTACGGGTTCAGGAAGTGGCTCTGGTAATGGAACAGGCAATGAACCAGTAAACCGTCTGCCAGTAGCAACAGCGCCAACACTTCCAAAAGTTAACACTTCAGGTAATGGTAATGGGAATGGCCGAGCAGCTTGCCGCGAATGTAATGCTAAGTATCCAGAGGCAGCAAGACGGCGAGGAGTTGAAGGCAGAGTAGAAGTAGCTGTAGATACTGATGCCCAAGGTAATGTTACCAATGTGCGGATTGCTCGCTCCAGTGGAAACCGCGACTTAGATGAAGAAACCGCCAGACAAGCGCGTAACTGGAAATTAAAACCCGCAGAAGGAGGTAGACAAGGAGTATCGATCGCCACTGAATTTGCCATCAAAGGTTCACGGCGATCGCGCCAAGTTCAAGAACGGCAAGCACAAAGACAGGCACAAAGGCAAGCAGAAGAAAGAACTCAGGAAACAAGGGCTGCCAATTCCACCGAGGAAAATCCAAGACGCCGACGCAGAGAGTTGTCACCCCCATCAAAACCAGCAATATCTGGATTTAGTAGACGGTTGCAACCCCAAAGAGTCGAAAATACTCCTACAAGCCCATCATCTGGAGCTAGAACAACTCGCACTCAAGGAACTGCAAGAGAGTCCTTACGCCGCATCCAGCGTGAACGAGCGACTACTAATTCATCACAAAAGCCACAACCAACCACAAATCGGCGGCGGCGAAGAGATACTGCTAGCCAAAACAAGTTGCGGGAATCTTTACGCGGTTTACGTCAAAAACCTCAATCGCAACCTGCTGCTCCTAGTCAGGAGTAA
- a CDS encoding ATP-binding protein: MKWSLERKWIASAFGLCLLLMGTASLISYQNATQLIASSNQVKDTHEVMKNIIDIFATLTDAEAGRRGYILYGEQSELKRYYQAMQSLDAKVQKLQQQLADDSSQQQQLTKLKFFITQRVELSKQSINLKKVGKSSFAIQAPLIIQGNQNRNQIREILTQMQAREEQLLQISVRDSQDNIRNRMLIEFLGTFLSFAILLGVYALLYQQLVKRQQAETIQKTLAQEKELSELKLRFFSMVSHEFRTPLSIILGSAQLLAQSNQQWTEEKKLKNLYRIQSSARSMNQLLTDILTLTRAEAGKLEFHPELMDLEAFCINLIEDLQFCNQQQHTIKFISQGNCTHAKLDENILYSILTNLLSNAMKYSPPEGRIFLILSCEPHAIIFQVKDNGIGIPSEFHQHLFEPFHRANNVGKIVGSGLGLAVVKKCLEIHHGEIYVDTEVGGGTSFTIKFPQQGTVIINNKLSRLPSD, encoded by the coding sequence ATGAAATGGTCGCTGGAAAGGAAATGGATTGCCTCTGCTTTTGGCTTGTGTTTATTATTAATGGGTACAGCTAGTCTTATTTCTTACCAAAATGCTACTCAGCTAATTGCAAGTAGCAATCAAGTGAAGGATACGCATGAGGTAATGAAAAATATTATCGACATCTTTGCTACACTAACCGATGCAGAAGCAGGACGTAGGGGTTATATCCTATATGGAGAGCAATCAGAACTCAAACGTTACTATCAGGCAATGCAAAGCCTAGATGCCAAAGTCCAAAAGTTGCAGCAACAACTTGCTGATGACTCCTCTCAACAGCAGCAACTAACGAAGCTAAAATTCTTCATTACTCAAAGAGTTGAGTTATCTAAACAGTCAATTAACCTCAAAAAAGTAGGTAAATCAAGCTTTGCCATTCAAGCACCTTTAATTATTCAAGGCAACCAAAACCGTAATCAAATCCGTGAAATACTTACCCAAATGCAAGCTAGAGAGGAACAGTTATTGCAAATTTCGGTCAGAGATTCTCAAGATAATATCCGCAACCGGATGTTGATTGAATTCCTCGGTACTTTCTTGAGTTTTGCTATTTTACTAGGGGTTTATGCTTTGCTTTATCAACAATTAGTTAAGCGCCAGCAAGCAGAAACTATTCAAAAAACTCTAGCTCAAGAAAAAGAACTTAGTGAATTGAAGTTGCGTTTTTTTTCAATGGTATCCCATGAATTTCGTACACCATTGAGTATTATATTGGGGTCGGCTCAACTATTGGCTCAAAGTAATCAGCAGTGGACAGAAGAGAAGAAACTTAAAAATCTGTATCGCATTCAATCTTCAGCTAGGTCAATGAACCAGTTACTAACCGATATTTTAACTTTGACTAGGGCAGAAGCTGGTAAATTGGAATTTCATCCAGAACTGATGGATTTGGAAGCATTTTGCATTAATTTAATAGAAGACCTCCAATTTTGTAATCAACAGCAGCATACTATTAAATTTATCAGTCAAGGTAACTGTACTCATGCCAAATTAGATGAAAATATACTGTATTCTATTTTGACTAATTTACTCTCAAATGCGATGAAATATTCACCTCCAGAGGGAAGGATTTTTCTAATTCTTAGTTGTGAACCACACGCAATAATTTTCCAAGTCAAAGATAATGGTATAGGAATTCCTTCAGAATTTCATCAGCATTTATTTGAGCCTTTTCATCGTGCTAATAATGTAGGCAAGATAGTTGGCAGTGGACTAGGACTGGCTGTGGTGAAAAAATGCTTAGAAATACATCACGGAGAAATTTATGTAGATACTGAGGTAGGAGGTGGAACAAGTTTTACGATAAAATTTCCCCAACAGGGAACAGTAATAATCAATAATAAATTAAGCAGATTGCCCTCAGACTAG
- a CDS encoding LysR family transcriptional regulator, giving the protein MKLSQLRAIVAVADRGNFSEAALELQLSQPAISHAIATLEEELGVPLFARGRHGAVLTPAGERILYHARQAMQHIEMMQHEANLHKGLHGGHVRIAAFRSVATHLLPKAIAQFHDQFPEIAVTIIECSAFTHVEQCLRDGRADIGITCLPTGEEFETWEIFRDEYVALLPPHTKISSPKITWEDIAAYPPVLLPCTPCGRILHSHLKTLAIPINTASDIQEDSTVVSMVNQGLRAAIMPRLAAVPIPPKVQVYSLPAPLERVIATAILSNVLQVPAVFTFLEMLRKFDFYSLAKFAY; this is encoded by the coding sequence ATGAAATTATCCCAACTCCGAGCCATAGTTGCAGTAGCAGATCGTGGTAACTTTAGTGAGGCAGCCTTAGAATTGCAGCTTTCCCAACCTGCGATTAGTCATGCCATTGCCACCCTAGAAGAAGAACTGGGTGTGCCTTTATTTGCCAGAGGTCGTCACGGTGCGGTGCTGACACCGGCTGGAGAGCGGATTTTGTATCATGCACGTCAAGCAATGCAGCATATAGAGATGATGCAACACGAAGCAAACCTGCATAAAGGTTTACACGGTGGTCATGTGCGAATTGCGGCTTTTCGGAGTGTCGCCACCCATCTATTACCAAAAGCAATAGCCCAATTTCACGATCAATTCCCAGAAATTGCTGTCACAATCATAGAATGCTCTGCTTTCACGCATGTAGAACAGTGTTTGCGTGATGGACGTGCCGATATTGGTATTACTTGTCTACCAACTGGTGAGGAATTTGAAACCTGGGAAATTTTTCGGGATGAATATGTAGCTTTACTACCACCACATACCAAAATTAGCAGTCCGAAAATTACGTGGGAAGACATAGCAGCCTATCCGCCGGTTTTGCTTCCTTGTACACCCTGTGGACGCATTCTTCACAGCCACCTGAAGACTTTGGCAATTCCAATCAATACTGCTAGCGACATTCAAGAAGATTCCACAGTCGTTAGCATGGTAAATCAAGGACTCAGAGCAGCTATTATGCCCCGTTTAGCAGCTGTACCCATTCCCCCAAAGGTTCAGGTATATAGTTTACCTGCACCACTTGAAAGAGTTATTGCAACTGCAATTCTATCTAATGTTCTCCAAGTACCTGCGGTGTTCACATTTCTGGAGATGTTGAGAAAATTTGACTTTTATAGTTTAGCTAAATTCGCTTATTGA
- a CDS encoding GNAT family N-acetyltransferase: MKGRNILIRDANQRDIPAIMELIHLKAEFDGCLESVEATPQKLEIDLFGEKPLAFVLLAEVDGDIIGLATYHFIYSTFLAKPGIWLDDLYVKAEYRSHRVGQALMLRLRQIGQEKGCGRIDWTVAVSNEGGINFYEKIGAKLINKVKLCRLDGLSITVE, from the coding sequence ATGAAGGGTAGAAATATTTTAATTCGAGATGCAAATCAAAGAGATATTCCTGCCATAATGGAATTGATTCATTTAAAAGCTGAATTTGATGGTTGTCTTGAATCTGTAGAAGCAACTCCTCAAAAGTTAGAAATTGATTTGTTTGGAGAAAAACCCCTTGCTTTTGTTCTTTTGGCTGAAGTTGATGGGGATATTATTGGGTTGGCAACCTATCACTTTATCTATTCAACTTTTTTAGCCAAACCTGGAATTTGGCTTGATGATTTATATGTCAAAGCTGAATATCGAAGCCACCGAGTTGGTCAGGCGTTAATGCTACGCTTGCGCCAGATTGGACAGGAAAAAGGTTGCGGCAGAATTGATTGGACTGTAGCTGTATCTAACGAAGGTGGAATCAATTTTTATGAAAAAATAGGTGCAAAGCTCATCAATAAAGTAAAATTGTGTCGCTTAGATGGTCTAAGTATTACAGTAGAGTAG
- a CDS encoding sensor histidine kinase codes for MIATPKLRYLNWVKQGFHQLSIRQKIFYGYGLALGIAVLGTTAGLVIGDRYFQQAKQQMIVVDEEASLLSSLQGELLEIQIHQQEILPFLQQPQSLQRGVADFKSDLADAETLLAQAQEFSQTISERDLQALFTKYNSTIAGYFEQLRLLIRQILPLSSQPSGATKAQQLISKFSQSQDALKFYQFAHELTDFAKTLQKRQDEAHLAQEQAALIQAQIIIVSMLLSVAIAAILAFYTSTIIAYPINAVTNIAQRVTQEANFDLQAPVMTQDEVGALTSSLNQLIHQVKHLLEEQQAESQVRLIQSEKMSSLGRMLAGVAHEINNPINFISGNLVHAKTYTDDLLALLQTYKAEVPHPSPAVQTLAEEIDLEFLEADLPKLFNSMTVGADRTREIVRSLKDFSRLDDGEVQLVELHACLDSTLLILNNRLKNGISLVRNYGEIPPIPGYTGLLYQVFMNLLSNAIDALEEKLAENPEFLPEVTIITECWQNDLAIVRIVDNGPGISPENQQKIFETFFTTKPRGIGTGLGLAIAYQIVVEKHQGKITCKSELNQGTEFVLALPISHP; via the coding sequence ATGATTGCGACACCTAAATTAAGATACTTAAACTGGGTAAAACAAGGATTCCACCAGCTTAGTATTCGGCAAAAAATTTTTTATGGCTACGGTCTGGCTTTGGGAATTGCAGTTTTGGGAACAACAGCGGGGTTGGTAATAGGCGATCGCTATTTCCAGCAAGCTAAACAACAAATGATCGTGGTTGATGAAGAAGCAAGCTTGTTAAGTAGTTTGCAAGGCGAACTCTTGGAAATACAGATTCACCAACAAGAAATACTGCCTTTTTTGCAGCAGCCGCAATCTTTGCAAAGGGGAGTTGCTGATTTCAAAAGCGATCTAGCGGATGCCGAAACCTTGCTTGCTCAAGCGCAGGAATTTAGTCAAACTATTTCGGAAAGAGATTTACAAGCTCTGTTCACAAAGTATAACAGCACGATAGCCGGATATTTTGAACAATTAAGGTTACTGATTCGGCAAATTTTGCCATTAAGTTCACAGCCATCGGGAGCTACAAAAGCGCAGCAATTAATCTCGAAATTCAGTCAAAGTCAGGATGCTCTCAAATTTTATCAATTTGCCCATGAGTTAACCGACTTTGCCAAAACGCTTCAAAAACGGCAAGATGAGGCTCATTTAGCTCAAGAACAGGCTGCGTTAATCCAAGCTCAGATTATTATTGTTAGTATGCTGCTGTCAGTGGCGATCGCTGCCATCCTAGCTTTCTACACAAGTACAATCATCGCCTATCCCATTAATGCGGTGACGAATATTGCCCAAAGAGTTACCCAAGAAGCTAATTTTGACTTGCAAGCACCTGTAATGACACAAGATGAAGTCGGAGCGTTAACTAGCTCCCTCAATCAACTTATTCATCAGGTGAAGCACCTTTTAGAAGAACAACAAGCCGAGTCCCAAGTCCGACTCATTCAAAGTGAGAAAATGTCTAGCTTAGGACGGATGCTGGCTGGTGTCGCCCACGAAATTAATAATCCGATAAATTTCATTTCTGGAAACCTCGTACACGCGAAAACCTATACTGACGATCTATTAGCGCTACTGCAAACATACAAAGCCGAAGTTCCTCACCCTTCGCCTGCGGTGCAAACATTAGCAGAAGAAATTGATTTAGAATTTTTGGAAGCAGATTTACCAAAACTCTTCAACTCAATGACAGTTGGCGCTGACCGCACGCGAGAAATTGTGCGGAGTTTGAAAGATTTCTCTCGTTTAGATGACGGGGAAGTGCAGTTAGTAGAGCTACACGCTTGTCTAGATAGTACGTTGTTGATTCTGAACAATCGGCTGAAAAATGGGATTAGCCTTGTTCGCAATTATGGAGAGATTCCACCGATTCCAGGCTATACAGGTTTACTTTATCAGGTATTTATGAATCTTCTCAGCAATGCCATCGATGCATTAGAGGAAAAATTGGCTGAAAATCCCGAATTTTTACCCGAAGTCACCATTATCACAGAATGCTGGCAGAATGATTTAGCGATCGTGCGAATTGTGGATAATGGCCCTGGTATTTCACCAGAAAATCAGCAAAAGATATTTGAAACATTTTTTACAACCAAACCACGCGGTATTGGTACAGGTTTGGGACTAGCGATCGCATATCAGATTGTGGTAGAAAAACATCAAGGTAAAATTACTTGCAAATCTGAGCTAAATCAAGGAACAGAGTTTGTGTTGGCTTTACCAATTTCTCATCCTTAA
- a CDS encoding glutathione S-transferase family protein — MTQLTLVIGNKNYSSWSLRPWLAMKQFGLEFNEIRIPLYNNRDFSSKIQQYSSSGKVPVLLHDTQTVWDSLAICEYLAETFPTLQWWPEDKYARALARSISAEMHSGFQNLRQNMPMNCRTKYPGKGLVSGVQQDIDRITSIWKESRQKFGAGGNLLFGKFTIADAFFAPVVLRFVTYDVQLDNISRDYVETVLALPAMQEWINAAKSETEIISQYEF; from the coding sequence ATGACGCAACTTACTTTAGTAATTGGCAACAAAAATTATTCATCTTGGTCACTTCGTCCTTGGTTAGCGATGAAGCAATTCGGTTTGGAATTCAATGAGATTCGGATTCCTCTCTACAACAACCGAGATTTTTCATCGAAAATTCAGCAATACTCGTCATCAGGAAAAGTACCTGTATTATTGCACGATACACAAACCGTGTGGGATTCTCTTGCTATTTGTGAATATCTAGCTGAAACGTTTCCAACTTTGCAATGGTGGCCAGAGGATAAATATGCAAGGGCATTAGCCCGTTCCATCAGTGCGGAAATGCACTCAGGGTTTCAAAATTTGCGTCAGAATATGCCAATGAACTGCCGTACTAAATATCCTGGTAAAGGTTTAGTTTCTGGTGTACAACAAGATATTGACCGCATTACTAGTATCTGGAAAGAATCACGTCAAAAATTTGGGGCTGGTGGCAATTTATTGTTTGGCAAGTTCACTATTGCAGATGCGTTTTTTGCTCCAGTTGTTCTGCGGTTTGTCACCTATGATGTGCAGTTAGATAATATTTCTAGAGATTATGTTGAGACAGTTTTGGCACTTCCAGCAATGCAAGAGTGGATAAATGCAGCAAAGAGTGAGACAGAAATTATCTCTCAATACGAGTTTTAG
- a CDS encoding transaldolase family protein, producing the protein MALYLDSAIASEAEVVKLWGWVKGITTNPTLLSQSDTPPETTLKKLVALTSGPLYYQLMASDKAGMLAEGRKAFEIIGSQTILKIPATPLGFEVVASLSPEITCSVTAIYSAAQAAVAREAGAKIAIAYVNRATRLLGDGIALVRDMASVLKGSDTEILAASIKSPEEAAASLQAGAHHLTLPLAMLQAIATHEFSQKTVEEFAKGGIGLTNS; encoded by the coding sequence ATGGCACTATATTTGGACTCAGCGATCGCATCGGAAGCTGAAGTTGTTAAGCTTTGGGGATGGGTGAAAGGTATTACAACAAATCCCACGCTGTTGTCTCAAAGCGATACTCCACCAGAAACCACGCTGAAAAAATTGGTTGCCTTGACTTCTGGCCCGTTATACTATCAACTTATGGCATCTGATAAAGCTGGGATGCTAGCTGAAGGTAGAAAAGCTTTCGAGATTATTGGTTCACAAACAATTTTGAAGATTCCCGCAACACCGTTAGGTTTTGAAGTGGTGGCGAGTCTATCGCCAGAAATTACCTGTTCAGTGACAGCGATTTACAGTGCAGCACAGGCAGCAGTAGCACGAGAAGCAGGAGCTAAAATTGCCATAGCTTATGTAAATCGAGCTACTCGGTTATTAGGTGATGGTATTGCTTTGGTGCGGGATATGGCTAGCGTACTCAAAGGCAGTGATACGGAAATCTTGGCAGCTAGTATCAAATCTCCTGAAGAAGCAGCCGCATCATTGCAAGCTGGGGCGCATCATCTGACTTTACCACTAGCAATGTTGCAGGCGATCGCAACTCATGAATTTTCACAAAAAACTGTTGAAGAATTCGCTAAAGGAGGCATTGGTTTAACTAATTCGTAA